The Streptococcus sanguinis genomic sequence TCCGCTAGATGAGTCGCAAAATGTGCCTCATAATGCCTGTCGAATCCGTAACGACCCCGAGACAATAGGAATATTATAACAAAATCCCTCAAAAAAAGCAAAAGCCTGCACACAGCAGGCTAGCTTTTACTCCAAGTCCTTAGCGGATTCCCAAAGCAATCCGGGCATAACGGCTCATCTTTTCCACCGTCCAAGCTGGGTACCAAACCAACTTAACATCAGTCTTGGTAACCTCTGGAACATCTGACATGGCGTCATAGATCTGGTCAGTCAGAAGATCCGCCAGAGGGCATCCCATGGTTGTCAGGGTCATATCGATTTCCGTTTCCCCATTGGTCTCGTCAAAACGGATTTCATAGATTAGACCTAGATTGACAATATCAATCCCCAGCTCTGGGTCAATGACTTGCTCCAAGCTCTCTAAAATACGCGTTTTAATCTTTTCAACTTCTTCAGGGCTGTATTTTTGTTCTGACATGCAATATCCTCCTTATAGATATGGCAAAACTTCAAGTTAGCTCGAGAGGGCTTTTGTTTTCAGCTAGGATTGCCGACTTAACGCTTCCTAATGAAAAATTTCTGCCCCTTCTTGCTCTTCACTTCTTAATCTTCAATAAAGTCTCTGAGTGGTTTGCTACGGCTTGGATGGCGGAGTTTGCGCAGGGCCTTGGCTTCAATCTGGCGAATCCGCTCGCGAGTTACATTGAAGACCTTGCCGACATCTTCCAGTGTCCGCATTTTCCCATCGTCCAGACCAAAGCGCAGACGCAAGACGTTTTCCTCGCGGTCTGTCAGCGTATCCAAGACCTCATCCAGCTGCTCACGAAGGACGACACGAGTTGTATAGTCGACTGGGTTTTCAATCACTTCATCTTCAATAAAGTCTCCCAGATGACTGTCATCTTCCTCACCAATAGGTGTTTCCAATGAAACTGGCTCCTGAGCAATTTTGAGAATCTCACGAACCTTGTCCGGTGTCATATCCATACGCTCAGCGATTTGCTCAGGCGTAGGATCTTGACCTAATTCCTGCAAGAGATTACGTTGCTCGCGGACTAGCTTGTTAATGGTTTCCACCATGTGGACTGGAATTCGAATGGTCCGAGCTTGGTCAGCAATCGCACGGGTAATGGCCTGACGAATCCACCAAGTCGCATAAGTTGAGAACTTAAATCCTTTGGTATAGTCAAACTTATCAACGGCCTTCATCAGCCCCATGTTTCCTTCTTGAATCAAGTCAAGGAACTGCATACCACGGCCGACATAACGCTTAGCAATGGAAACAACCAGACGAAGGTTGGCCTCAGCCAGACGCTGCTTGGCTTCCAAGTCTCCCTGTTCTACCAAGATAGCCAACTCCTGCTCTTCTTCATTGCTGAGAAGCGGCACAACTCCGATTTCTTTCAGATACATGCGGACTGGGTCATTGACCTTGGCTGAATTGCTGCCTAGGAGTTCTTCATCCGTCAGTTCTGCTTCTTCCTCTTCGTTATTTAAGACGCGTGCGCTGGGATTTCCTTCCTTATCTGTAATTGAGATGCCAGCATCCTGGATGCGCTGCAGCAAATCCTCAATCCCATCAGCGTCCAAAGTGAAAGGGATGACCAGCTGGTCATTGATTTCATCATCTGTCGCAACCCCTGTCTGCTTGTGGTTGCGGATAAATTCTGCAATTTGAACGTCTAATGTTGTTACTTCTTTTTGTTTTGTAGCCATTCCTACTCCATTCTTCTTTTTTGCTCAATCAAGCGCTCCAGCTCGGACAGGGCTGTATCCGTATCTCCGCTGTGAGAGGCTTCTCGAATCTTCTTACTAATAAACTGATTATGCTTGCGCAAAATCTCCCGCTCTCTGGTTTCTTCCACTTCTTTCAACTCATCTTCCAAAACCTCATCAGGCAAGTCTTCTTCTAAAACGCGGTACCAAGCCTGCTGGACATGATCTGGCAGCTGGGACAAATCCTGCGGTGTCACCTCGCCATTTGCCAGCAAAATCTCATACAAGGCCTGCAAGTCCTCCGAGTCAAAGACAAAGTCTTCTCTCAGCCGGTATTGGTTCAAAATCAAAGGATGATGTATCATGCGGTGGAAGATATGATTTTCCGCCCTCATGAGCCGACTCAGCCGGTTCGAAGGCGAAAACTGCATAACGACTGGTTGAGACTGATGAGTGGGCGCCTCCTGACTGCGACTAGAGCGCTCAGCCAGCCGACTGTTATTTACCGTCTGCTCTACCTGCTGATAGTCAAAGTCCGGCAGCAACTCAGCCAGCATGTAAATATAGGAGTTCTGAGCTGTGATGGACTTGGTCTTCGCAATAATCGGCGCCATCTTCTCTACAAACTCAATCTGAGCCTGCAGATTTTCAATATTATCTGGTTTCAGATGATGCAGCAGAAACTCCACATTACTTATTCGCGTTTTGCTCAGCAAATGCTGCAAGTCTTCCTCAGAATTTTTAGCTAGAAATTCATCCGGGTCCAAATTATCCGGAATCCGAACAATTTCCACCG encodes the following:
- a CDS encoding metal-sulfur cluster assembly factor, whose amino-acid sequence is MSEQKYSPEEVEKIKTRILESLEQVIDPELGIDIVNLGLIYEIRFDETNGETEIDMTLTTMGCPLADLLTDQIYDAMSDVPEVTKTDVKLVWYPAWTVEKMSRYARIALGIR
- the rpoD gene encoding RNA polymerase sigma factor RpoD, producing the protein MATKQKEVTTLDVQIAEFIRNHKQTGVATDDEINDQLVIPFTLDADGIEDLLQRIQDAGISITDKEGNPSARVLNNEEEEAELTDEELLGSNSAKVNDPVRMYLKEIGVVPLLSNEEEQELAILVEQGDLEAKQRLAEANLRLVVSIAKRYVGRGMQFLDLIQEGNMGLMKAVDKFDYTKGFKFSTYATWWIRQAITRAIADQARTIRIPVHMVETINKLVREQRNLLQELGQDPTPEQIAERMDMTPDKVREILKIAQEPVSLETPIGEEDDSHLGDFIEDEVIENPVDYTTRVVLREQLDEVLDTLTDREENVLRLRFGLDDGKMRTLEDVGKVFNVTRERIRQIEAKALRKLRHPSRSKPLRDFIED